The proteins below are encoded in one region of Mycolicibacterium neworleansense:
- a CDS encoding S9 family peptidase, which produces MSQSVQPPVAKRGNHRREHHGDVFIDPYEWLRDKDNPEVIAHLEAENAYTDVATAHLEPLRQKIFDEIKARTKETDLSVPMRRAGWWYYARSFEGKQYAVHCRCPIDDADDWTPPELDGDADIPGEQVLLDENIEADGHEYFSLGAATVSLDGNILAYSVDVLGDERYTLKFKDLRTGELYDDTITGIGAGGTWAADSRTLYYTTVDEAWRPDTVWRHRLASGLPAEKVYHEPDERFWVAIGRSRSDKYLFVASGSAVTTEVRYVDANDPTAELTTVWERRDLVEYSVEHAVVGGEDRFLILHNDGAENFMLVDAPVDDPSDFRTVIEHRSDVRLDGVDAFDGFLVISYRSEALPKMALWPLTADGYGRREELTFDSELTAAGMGGNPNWSTPKLRIGATSFITPARIYDLDLATGERTLLREQPVLGGYRPEDYVERRDWATASDGTRVPVSIIHRAGLQFPAPALLYGYGAYESCEDPRFSIARLSLLDRGMVFVIAHVRGGGELGRPWYEHGKLLEKTNTFTDFIAAARHLVDSGVTRPQNLVALGGSAGGLLMGAVANMAPELFAGILAQVPFVDALTTILDPSLPLTVTEWDEWGNPLEDPEVYRYMKSYTPYENVTAQDYPAILAMTSLNDTRVYYVEPAKWVAALRHTKTDGHPVLLKTEMVAGHGGLSGRYERWKEAAFQYAWLLAAADRDNYGSGQVDSLFGGPDA; this is translated from the coding sequence ATGAGCCAGTCCGTGCAGCCGCCGGTCGCCAAGCGCGGCAACCATCGCCGCGAGCACCACGGCGACGTGTTCATCGACCCCTACGAATGGTTGCGCGACAAGGACAACCCCGAGGTGATCGCGCACCTGGAGGCCGAGAACGCCTACACCGACGTCGCCACCGCCCACCTGGAGCCGTTGCGGCAGAAGATCTTCGACGAGATCAAGGCGCGCACCAAGGAGACCGATCTGTCGGTGCCGATGCGCCGGGCCGGCTGGTGGTACTACGCACGCAGCTTCGAGGGCAAGCAGTACGCGGTGCACTGCCGGTGCCCGATCGACGATGCCGACGACTGGACTCCGCCTGAGCTCGACGGTGACGCCGATATTCCCGGTGAGCAGGTTCTGCTCGACGAGAACATCGAGGCCGACGGTCACGAGTACTTCTCGCTGGGCGCGGCCACGGTGAGCCTGGACGGCAATATCCTGGCCTACTCCGTCGATGTCTTGGGCGACGAGCGATACACCTTGAAGTTCAAGGATTTACGCACCGGCGAGCTCTACGACGACACCATCACCGGGATCGGCGCCGGCGGCACCTGGGCGGCCGACAGTCGCACGCTGTACTACACGACGGTCGACGAGGCCTGGCGGCCCGATACCGTGTGGCGGCACCGGTTGGCATCGGGCCTGCCCGCCGAGAAGGTGTATCACGAACCCGACGAACGGTTCTGGGTCGCGATCGGCCGCAGCCGCAGCGACAAATACCTGTTCGTCGCGTCGGGCAGCGCCGTCACCACCGAGGTCCGCTATGTCGACGCGAACGATCCGACCGCCGAGCTCACCACGGTGTGGGAGCGCCGGGACCTGGTGGAGTACTCCGTCGAGCACGCGGTGGTCGGGGGCGAGGACCGGTTCCTGATCCTGCACAACGATGGTGCAGAGAACTTCATGCTGGTGGACGCCCCGGTCGACGACCCGAGCGATTTCCGCACCGTGATCGAGCACCGGTCGGACGTGCGCCTCGACGGGGTCGACGCGTTCGACGGTTTCCTGGTGATCAGTTACCGCAGTGAGGCATTGCCGAAGATGGCACTGTGGCCGCTGACCGCCGACGGGTACGGCAGGCGCGAGGAGCTGACCTTCGACTCTGAGCTGACCGCCGCGGGAATGGGTGGCAACCCGAACTGGTCCACCCCCAAGCTGCGCATCGGCGCGACGTCGTTCATCACCCCGGCACGGATCTACGACCTGGACCTGGCCACCGGTGAGCGCACCTTGCTGCGCGAGCAACCGGTGCTGGGTGGTTACCGGCCGGAAGACTATGTGGAGCGCCGGGATTGGGCGACCGCTTCCGATGGGACGCGGGTCCCCGTTTCGATCATCCACCGGGCCGGACTGCAGTTCCCGGCGCCGGCGCTGCTGTACGGCTACGGCGCCTACGAGTCGTGTGAGGACCCTCGGTTCTCGATCGCCCGGTTGTCGCTGCTGGACCGCGGCATGGTGTTCGTGATCGCCCATGTGCGTGGCGGCGGCGAGTTGGGCCGGCCGTGGTACGAGCACGGCAAGCTGCTGGAGAAGACCAACACGTTCACCGACTTCATCGCGGCGGCACGGCATCTCGTCGACTCCGGGGTGACCCGCCCGCAGAATCTGGTGGCCCTCGGCGGCAGTGCCGGCGGATTGTTGATGGGCGCGGTGGCCAACATGGCGCCGGAGCTGTTCGCCGGGATCCTGGCTCAGGTGCCGTTCGTCGATGCGTTGACGACCATCCTCGATCCATCGTTGCCGTTGACGGTGACCGAATGGGATGAGTGGGGAAATCCGTTGGAGGACCCCGAGGTCTACCGCTACATGAAGTCCTATACGCCCTACGAGAACGTGACGGCGCAGGACTATCCGGCGATCCTGGCGATGACCTCGCTCAACGACACCCGGGTCTATTACGTCGAACCGGCCAAATGGGTTGCGGCTCTGCGGCATACGAAGACCGACGGTCATCCTGTGCTGCTCAAGACCGAGATGGTGGCCGGTCACGGCGGTCTGTCCGGTCGGTACGAGCGGTGGAAGGAAGCCGCGTTCCAGTACGCCTGGCTGCTAGCTGCCGCCGACCGCGACAACTACGGCAGCGGCCAGGTAGACAGCCTCTTCGGCGGTCCGGACGCTTAA